The genomic stretch CGCTCGAGCATGCCGCCAGCCTCGATGCGGCGGTCGAGCGTGCGGCGCAACTGGCGCAGCCCGGTGATGTCGTGCTGCTCTCGCCTGCCTGCTCCAGCCTCGACATGTTCCGCAACTACGCGCATCGCGCCGACGTTTTCGTCGCTGCCGTGCGCAGACTGCCGGGGGTCAGCGCACGATGAAGATTGCCGCCGCACTCGCCGGAATGTTCGCATCCCGCACGCCGCGCACCAGCAGTGCAGGGGCGCGCACGGTTGCGCGCATGATGCGGCCGTCGGCGCCGGCACGCGAGCTTGACCTGCTGCTGATCTGGTCCGCTGTCGGCTTGCTGCTGCTCGGCCTGGTCATGGTGTATTCATCCTCGATCGCGATTGCCGAGGGCAGCCGGTTTACCGGCAATCAGTCGCATTACTTCCTGATGCGCCATGCGGTCTTCCTTGCGGTCGGCGTCGGTGTCGGACTGGTGGCGTTTCAGTTGCCGATGACGCAGTGGCAGCGGCTTGCGCCCGCCCTGTTCGTCGGTGGCGTCGTGCTGTTGATCGTGGTCTTGATCCCGGGGCTTGGGCGTGAGGTCAATGGCGCGCAGCGCTGGCTGTCGCTTGGGCCGGTGAATCTGCAGCCCTCAGAGCTGATGAAGGTGTTTGCCGCGATCTATGCCGCGGACTACACGGTGCGCAAGCTCGACGCCATGGGCAGCTTCAAGCGCGGCTTCCTGCCGATGATGATGGTCATCCTGTTCGTCGGTTTCCTGCTGCTGCGCGAGCCCGACTTCGGCGCCTTCGTGGTGATCACCGCGATTGCATTCGGTGTGCTCTTCCTCGGCGGGGTGAATATTCGTGTGTTCGCGCTGCTTGGCGTCGTGGCACTGATCGGTTTCGTGATCCTGATCTGGACTTCACCCTATCGGCGTGAGCGCATTTTCGGCTTCATGGACCCATGGCAGGACGCGTTCGGCAAGGGCTATCAACTTTCGCATGCGCTGATCGCCTTCGGGCGCGGCGAATGGTTCGGCGTCGGTCTCGGCGCGAGCGTCGAGAAACTCTTCTACCTGCCCGAAGCACATACCGACTTCCTGCTCTCCGTGATTGCCGAAGAGCTCGGATTTGTCGGCGTCGTCGTGGTCGTCGGCATGTTTGCGGTTCTGATTCAGCGTGCTTTCGTCATCGGTCGCGAAGCGATCAAGCTCGAACGCTATTTCTCCGGACTGGTGGCGCAGGGCATTGGCCTGTGGATGGGCGTTCAGTCGTTCATCAACATGGGTGTGAACACGGGGCTGCTGCCGACCAAGGGGCTGACCCTGCCGCTGATGAGCTTCGGTGGTTCGGGCATCGTAGCCAACTGCCTGGCGCTCGCCATTCTGCTTCGGGTCGACTGGGAAGTCAGGCAAATGAAACGGGGGGGCGGGTCATGAAAACCCTGTTGATGATGGCAGGCGGCACGGGCGGACATATTTTTCCCGGGGTGGCGGTGGCCGAGGCGCTGAAAGCGAAGGGCTGGCGCATCGTATGGATGGGTAATCCTGACGGTATGGAGGCCCGCATCGTGCCGACCTACGGCTACGACACGGCCTGGGTCCGTTTTGGTGCGCTGCGCGGCAAGGGGCTGATGCGCAAGCTGATGCTGCCGCTTAACCTGCTGTCGGGATTCTGGCAGGCGCTGCGCGAATTGCGCCGCGTCCGGCCCGACGTCGTAGTCGGCATGGGCGGCTACATCACTTTTCCCGGCGGCATGATGGCGGTGCTGCTCGGACGGCCGCTGGTACTCCACGAACAGAACTCGGTGGCAGGTCTTGCAAACCGGGTGCTGGCAATGGTCGCAGACAAGGTGCTGTCAGGCTTTCCGCATGCCCTCAAGAAGGCCGGCTGGGTCGGCAACCCCGTACGTACGGAGATCAGCGCGGTCGCGCCGCCTGCCGAGCGCTTTGCCGGACGCGAAGGGGCGCTGCGCCTGCTGGTGGTCGGCGGCAGCCTCGGCGCTGCCGTGCTCAACGAGACGCTGCCGCAGGCCCTTGCCCGGATTCCCGCCGCAGTCCGGCCCACCGTGGTGCACCAGGCGGGTGAAAAGCAGCTCGAGGCCTTGCGTGCCGCCTATGCGGGCGCAGGCGTCGAAGGTGATCTGCGTCCATTCATTCAGGACATGGCCGAGGAATATGCTGCCGCCGACCTGGTCATCTGCCGCTCGGGTGCGCTCACCGTGGCCGAACTTGCTGCGGTCGGGGCGGCGAGCCTGCTTGTGCCCTTTCCGCACGCGGTCGATGACCACCAGACCGGCAATGCAGGATTCCTCGCCGAGAACGGCGCGGCCTACCTGCTGCCGCAAACTGAACTCAACGCCGAACGACTGGCCGGCATTCTCGTCAGTCTTGATCGAACGCGCCTGCTGCAGATGGCGGAATATGCCCGGGCGCTGGCCAAGCCGCGCGCCACCGAGGCGGTAGTCCGTATCTGCGAGGAACTGGCAGGCGGAGAAGAAAAATGAAGCACAAGGTAAAGAACATTCATTTCGTCGGCATTGGCGGCTCGGGCATGAGCGGCATTGCCGAAGTGCTGGTTAACCTCGGGTTCCGGGTCAGCGGCTCGGATCTGAGCGAAAGCGCCGCCACCCGCCGCCTGAAGGCCGCGGGGGCCCGCGTCGTGCTCGGTCACGACGCGGCCAATGTCGAGGTGGCCGATGCGGTGGTCGTGTCCACTGCGGTCAAGAACGACAATCCGGAAGTGATCGCTGCGCGTGCGCGCCACATTCCGGTCGTGCCGCGTGCCCAGATGCTGGCGGAACTGATGCGGCTCAAGAGCGGCATTGCGATTGCGGGTACGCATGGCAAGACCACGACGACCTCGCTGGTTGCCAGCATTCTTGCCGAAGGCGAGATGGATCCGACCTTCGTCATCGGCGGTCGCCTCAACGCTGCAGGTGCCAATGCACGACTGGGCAAGGGTGACTTTCTCGTGGCCGAGGCCGACGAGTCGGACGCGTCCTTCCTGATGCTGAGTCCGGTGATCTCGGTGGTGACCAACATCGATGCCGATCACATGGATACCTACGGCCATGACTTCGCCCGCCTGAAGCAGGCCTTCGTGGATTTTCTCCAGCGCCTGCCCTTCTACGGCGTGGCTGTGCTGTGCGAGGACGACCCACACGTGCGCTCGATCATGCCGCTGGTTTCGAAGCAGGTGGTGCGCTACGGTCTGTCGGAGACGGCCAACATCCGCGCCGAAAACATCCGCGCCGAGAACGGACGGATGCTGTTCGACGCGGTTCGGGTCAACGGCACGACTTCGCGCCTGCCGATCGAGCTCAATCTGCCGGGTTTGCACAACGTGCTCAACGCGCTTGCCGCGATTGCGGTTGCAACCGAAGTGCAGGTGCCGGACGCGTCCATCATCAAGGCGCTTTCTGAGTTTCGTGGCGTCGGGCGCCGTTTTCAGCGCTACGGCGAAGTCGCGCTCGCAAGCGGCGGCAGCTTCACGCTCATCGACGACTACGGCCACCACCCGGTCGAGATGGCTGCAACCATTGCTGCGGCACGTGGTGCGTTTCCCGACCGGCGCCTGGTGCTGGCGTTCCAGCCTCATCGCTTTACCCGCACCCGCGACTGTTTCGAGGATTTCGTGAAGGTGCTATCGACGGTCGATGCGCTCCTGTTGAGCGAAGTCTATGCGGCGGGCGAAGCGCCGGTCGTGGCTGCCGACGGGCGTAGTCTGGCCCGTGCCCTGCGTGTGGCCGGAAAAGTGGAGCCGGTGTTCATCGAGGATATCGCCGACATGCCGCAGGCCATGCTCGATCTGGCGCAGGACGGCGATGTGGTGATCACCATGGGTGCCGGCAGCATCGGTGCCGTACCCGGCAAGCTTTGCAACAGCGAGGATCAGTCGTGAAGGCGCGCTTCGGAAAGGTTGCAGTCCTGTTCGGCGGTTCGTCCGCCGAGCGCGAGGTTTCGCTGATGTCGGGCGCAGCCGTGCTTGCAGCGCTGCAGGCCGCCGGGGTCGATGCGCACGCTTTTGACCCGGCCGAGCGCGATCTGCACATCCTCAAGGAAGAAGGCTTCGACCGCGTGTTCATCGCCCTGCACGGACGCGGGGGCGAGGATGGCACGGTTCAGGGCGCGCTCGAACTCATGGGCATCCCCTACACCGGCAGCGGCGTCATGGCATCCGCGATCTCGATGGACAAGTGGCGCACCAAGATGGTGTGGCTGGCCGCCGGCCTGCCCACCCCGCGCTACGCGATTCTCGATGCAGATACCGACTGGTCGGCGGTGGTCGCCGACCTGGGGCTGCCGATCTTCGTCAAGCCGGCGCATGAGGGGTCGAGCATGGGCGCCACCAAGGTGGTTGCAGCCGATCAGCTCAAGGCCGCCTGGGAGCTGGCCGCGCGCTACGACAACCTGGTGATCGCGGAAGAGTTCGTTTCCGGCGAGGAACTGACCGCGCCCTTCCTCGAGGATCGCGTCCTGCCGCTGGTGCGCATCGTTGCGCCCGACGGCAACTACGACTATCAGAACAAGTATTTTACCGACGTCACCCGCTACGACTGCCCCTGCGGCCTGCCCGAAGCCGAGGAGCAGGCACTCCAGGCGCTGGTGATGAAGAGCGCCCGCGTGCTCGGCTGTCGTGGCTGGGGCCGGGCCGACCTCATCCTGACCGAAGACGGCAAGCCCTTCCTGCTCGAAATGAATACCTCGCCCGGCATGACGGGGCACTCGCTGGTGCCGATGTCGGCCCGTGTCGCGGGCCTTTCCTTCGAGGCTCTGTGCCTTGAACTGCTGAAGGGAGCCCGCCTTGGCTGAAGCGCGCATGCGATCCGCTGCAGCACCTGCCCGCAAGGCCGGGCAGCGGACCAACGCGCGCGACGACAGGGGCTTGTGGAATCGTCCGGCATTGCTCGACCTGCTTTCCGACCTGTTGATGCTGTTCGCAGCCATCGGTCTGGGCTGGGCCCTGGTGACATGGTTTCTGTCGCGGCCGCTGTTTCCGCTGCGTGAACTGGTGGTGCTGACCCCGCCGGGACAGGTGACCGAAGCGCAGCTGCAATACGTGGCGCGCACGGCCATTCGCGGCAACTTCTTCACCATCGAGCTCGATTCGGTGCGTTCGGCGTTTGAAAAGCTGCCCTGGGTGCGGCGTGCCGAAGTGCGCCGGCGCTGGCCCGATGGCATCGAGCTGCGCCTTGAAGAGCACCAGGCGGTTGCGTACTGGACGTCGACCGAAAGCGGTGACACGCGTCTGGTCAACCGTCAGGGTGAGGTGTTTACCGCATCGAGCGATGCCCGCATGCCCGCGTTCTCGGGCCCGCAAGGTTCGGCTGCGACGCTGCTGGCGCGCTACGAGACCTACTCCGGCATGCTGAAGCCGATGGGCGCGTCGCTGAAGGGGTTGATGCTGTCGGCGCGTGAGGCATGGCAGCTCAAGCTTGATAACGGCGTGCTCATCGTGCTCGGGCGCGAACAGGAGCGCGCACCGCTCGAGGCCAGGCTGAAGCGCTTTGTCGCCGCCTGGCCCGAAGTGCGGGACTCCATTGGATTACAGGTCGCCGTGGCGGATCTCCGCTACCCGGGCGGTTTTGCATTGACTCCCATTGATGCCGTGCCGGTCGGCCGGAACCAGGCAACGAAAGGCAAGAAATGAGCAAGGACTTCAAAGAACTGATCGTCGGTCTCGATATCGGCACCTCCAAGATCACCTGCATGGTGGCCGAGGTGCGCCCAGACGGACGGCTCAACGTCGTCGGCCTCGGCACGCAGCCGACCAACGGCCTCAAGCGCGGCGTGGTGGTCAATATCGAAGCCACCGTCGATGCGATCTCCCGGGTGATCCAGGAGGTCGAGCTGATGGCTGAGTGCAAGATCCACGACCTCTACACCGGTATCGCCGGGAGCCATATCAAGAGCTTCAACTCCAATGGCATGGTCGCGATCAAGGACAAGGAAGTGACGCCGATGGATGTGGAGCGGGTGATCGAGGTCGCACGTGCGATGCCGATTCCGGCCGAACAGCAGATCCTGCATATCCTCACCCAGGAATTCATCATCGACGGCCAGGGTGGTGTGCGCGAGCCGATCGGCATGAGCGGGGTCAAGCTCGAGGTCAAGGTGCATATCGTCACCGGTGCCGTGTCCGCCGCGCAGAACGTCGTCAAGTGCGTACGTCGCTGTGGGCTCGAGGTCATGGACCTCATCCTGCAGCCCCTGGCGTCGAGCTACGCGGTGCTGACCGAGGATGAGAAGGAACTCGGCGTGTGCATGGTCGATATCGGCGGTGGTACGACCGACATCGCCGTATTTACCCAGGGTGCGATCCGCCATACGGCGGTGATTCCCGTCGCGGGCGACCAGATCACCAACGACATCGCAATGGCGCTGCGTACGCCGACTTCGGAGGCCGAGGAAATCAAGATCCGCCACGGGGTGGCGATGCACACCCTCGCTGACCCGGAGGAAATGATCGAAGTGCCCGGTGTGGGTGATCGTCCGCCGCGCCCGCTGTCGCGTCAGCGTCTGGCAGACGTGATCGAGCCCCGGGTGTCCGAACTCTTCGAACTCGTGCAGGCAGAGCTGCGCCGCAGCGGCTACGAAGAGCTGCTGTCGTCGGGCATCGTCCTCACCGGTGGTTCGGCCGTCATGGATGGCATGGTCGAGCTGGGCGAGGATGTATTCCACATGCCGGTGAGGGTCGGCGCGCCGCAGTACGACGGCGGTCTGGCGGACGTGGTGTGTCAGCCACGTTATGCAGCTGCGATGGGGCTGGTAATCGAAGGCGCAGCGCAGCGCAGGAGAGGTTTGCAGGCGCGCGATACGCGCGGCGTGAAACAGTTTTTCGGACGCATGAAGTCATGGTTCGAGCGGAATTTCTGACCGGCTGCAGGTGCAGTCAGTCATTTTGAATGAGTGTCTGTTTTGATACCTAGATTTAGTATTACACTTTACGGTTAATACTAAATGCGGGTTAAACGGACGTTCTGAGTGCAGCAGGGCCGTTTATCAAGGAGGCGAGGCAAATGTTTGAAATCATTGAGAAAGAGCCGGTTGGGACGATCATCAAGGTGGTCGGTGTGGGTGGCGCTGGCGGTAACGCGGTCGACCACATGATCCGTGAAGGTGTGAAGGGGGTGGATTTCATCTCCGCAAACACCGATGCGCAGGCGCTGTCGCGCTGTTTGGCACCGACCAAGATCCAGCTCGGTGTCACCGGTCTGGGCGCAGGATCCAAGCCTGAAGCCGGGCGCGCTGCCGCACAGGAATCGCGTGAAGCAATCGCCGCCGCACTGGAAGGTGCGCACATGTGCTTCATCACTGGCGGCATGGGTGGTGGTACGGGTACCGGCGCTGCGCCTGTCGTGGCTGAGATCGCCAAGGAAATGGGCATCCTGGCCGTTGCCGTGGTGACCAAACCCTTCGATTTCGAAAACCGCATTCGCGTGGCCGAGAGCGGTGTCGAGGAGCTGACCCGCCATGTGGATTCGCTGATCGTCGTACTCAACGACAAGCTGCTCGACGTCTTCGGTGACGACGCCGGCTTCGAAGAGTGCTTCCGCTCGGCTGACAACGTGCTGCGTTCGGCTGTTGGCGGTATCGCCGAGATCATCAACGTGCCTGGCCTGGTCAACGTCGACTTCCAGGACGTACGCACCGCGATGGCCGAGATGGGCCGTGCGATGATGGGTTCCGCAGAAGCCGCCGGGATGGATCGTGCGCGAATTGCGGCCGAACAGGCTGCCGTGTCGCCGCTGCTTGAAGGTACGGAGCTGTCGGGTGCGCGTTGCGTGCTGATCAACATCACCGCCAGCAAGTCGCTCAAGATGTCCGAAGTGCGCGATGCGGTGAAAACGGTCCAGGCCTTTGCCGCGCCGGAAGCCTTCGTCAAGTACGGAACCGTGTTCGAAGAGACCATGGAAGACCGCATCCGCATTACCGTGGTCGCCACCGGTCTTGGTACGCCGCGTGCTACCGCACGTCAGCCGGTGATGCAGGTGGTGCAGGGTACGGGTACGTATGGCCCGTCCAGCGGTGTCGACATGAACAATCTCGACGTACCAGCCGTGATGCGCAGTGGCCGTCGTACGACCGTTGATGCGATGAGCAACAACGGTGTCGGCACCTACGACATCCCGGCCTTCCTGCGTCGCCAGGCAGACTGATCCCGCTTCCTGCGGGCCCGCACGGGCACT from Parazoarcus communis encodes the following:
- the ftsZ gene encoding cell division protein FtsZ; this encodes MFEIIEKEPVGTIIKVVGVGGAGGNAVDHMIREGVKGVDFISANTDAQALSRCLAPTKIQLGVTGLGAGSKPEAGRAAAQESREAIAAALEGAHMCFITGGMGGGTGTGAAPVVAEIAKEMGILAVAVVTKPFDFENRIRVAESGVEELTRHVDSLIVVLNDKLLDVFGDDAGFEECFRSADNVLRSAVGGIAEIINVPGLVNVDFQDVRTAMAEMGRAMMGSAEAAGMDRARIAAEQAAVSPLLEGTELSGARCVLINITASKSLKMSEVRDAVKTVQAFAAPEAFVKYGTVFEETMEDRIRITVVATGLGTPRATARQPVMQVVQGTGTYGPSSGVDMNNLDVPAVMRSGRRTTVDAMSNNGVGTYDIPAFLRRQAD
- a CDS encoding D-alanine--D-alanine ligase produces the protein MKARFGKVAVLFGGSSAEREVSLMSGAAVLAALQAAGVDAHAFDPAERDLHILKEEGFDRVFIALHGRGGEDGTVQGALELMGIPYTGSGVMASAISMDKWRTKMVWLAAGLPTPRYAILDADTDWSAVVADLGLPIFVKPAHEGSSMGATKVVAADQLKAAWELAARYDNLVIAEEFVSGEELTAPFLEDRVLPLVRIVAPDGNYDYQNKYFTDVTRYDCPCGLPEAEEQALQALVMKSARVLGCRGWGRADLILTEDGKPFLLEMNTSPGMTGHSLVPMSARVAGLSFEALCLELLKGARLG
- the ftsW gene encoding putative lipid II flippase FtsW, coding for MKIAAALAGMFASRTPRTSSAGARTVARMMRPSAPARELDLLLIWSAVGLLLLGLVMVYSSSIAIAEGSRFTGNQSHYFLMRHAVFLAVGVGVGLVAFQLPMTQWQRLAPALFVGGVVLLIVVLIPGLGREVNGAQRWLSLGPVNLQPSELMKVFAAIYAADYTVRKLDAMGSFKRGFLPMMMVILFVGFLLLREPDFGAFVVITAIAFGVLFLGGVNIRVFALLGVVALIGFVILIWTSPYRRERIFGFMDPWQDAFGKGYQLSHALIAFGRGEWFGVGLGASVEKLFYLPEAHTDFLLSVIAEELGFVGVVVVVGMFAVLIQRAFVIGREAIKLERYFSGLVAQGIGLWMGVQSFINMGVNTGLLPTKGLTLPLMSFGGSGIVANCLALAILLRVDWEVRQMKRGGGS
- a CDS encoding cell division protein FtsQ/DivIB codes for the protein MAEARMRSAAAPARKAGQRTNARDDRGLWNRPALLDLLSDLLMLFAAIGLGWALVTWFLSRPLFPLRELVVLTPPGQVTEAQLQYVARTAIRGNFFTIELDSVRSAFEKLPWVRRAEVRRRWPDGIELRLEEHQAVAYWTSTESGDTRLVNRQGEVFTASSDARMPAFSGPQGSAATLLARYETYSGMLKPMGASLKGLMLSAREAWQLKLDNGVLIVLGREQERAPLEARLKRFVAAWPEVRDSIGLQVAVADLRYPGGFALTPIDAVPVGRNQATKGKK
- the murC gene encoding UDP-N-acetylmuramate--L-alanine ligase yields the protein MKHKVKNIHFVGIGGSGMSGIAEVLVNLGFRVSGSDLSESAATRRLKAAGARVVLGHDAANVEVADAVVVSTAVKNDNPEVIAARARHIPVVPRAQMLAELMRLKSGIAIAGTHGKTTTTSLVASILAEGEMDPTFVIGGRLNAAGANARLGKGDFLVAEADESDASFLMLSPVISVVTNIDADHMDTYGHDFARLKQAFVDFLQRLPFYGVAVLCEDDPHVRSIMPLVSKQVVRYGLSETANIRAENIRAENGRMLFDAVRVNGTTSRLPIELNLPGLHNVLNALAAIAVATEVQVPDASIIKALSEFRGVGRRFQRYGEVALASGGSFTLIDDYGHHPVEMAATIAAARGAFPDRRLVLAFQPHRFTRTRDCFEDFVKVLSTVDALLLSEVYAAGEAPVVAADGRSLARALRVAGKVEPVFIEDIADMPQAMLDLAQDGDVVITMGAGSIGAVPGKLCNSEDQS
- the ftsA gene encoding cell division protein FtsA, with the translated sequence MSKDFKELIVGLDIGTSKITCMVAEVRPDGRLNVVGLGTQPTNGLKRGVVVNIEATVDAISRVIQEVELMAECKIHDLYTGIAGSHIKSFNSNGMVAIKDKEVTPMDVERVIEVARAMPIPAEQQILHILTQEFIIDGQGGVREPIGMSGVKLEVKVHIVTGAVSAAQNVVKCVRRCGLEVMDLILQPLASSYAVLTEDEKELGVCMVDIGGGTTDIAVFTQGAIRHTAVIPVAGDQITNDIAMALRTPTSEAEEIKIRHGVAMHTLADPEEMIEVPGVGDRPPRPLSRQRLADVIEPRVSELFELVQAELRRSGYEELLSSGIVLTGGSAVMDGMVELGEDVFHMPVRVGAPQYDGGLADVVCQPRYAAAMGLVIEGAAQRRRGLQARDTRGVKQFFGRMKSWFERNF
- the murG gene encoding undecaprenyldiphospho-muramoylpentapeptide beta-N-acetylglucosaminyltransferase: MKTLLMMAGGTGGHIFPGVAVAEALKAKGWRIVWMGNPDGMEARIVPTYGYDTAWVRFGALRGKGLMRKLMLPLNLLSGFWQALRELRRVRPDVVVGMGGYITFPGGMMAVLLGRPLVLHEQNSVAGLANRVLAMVADKVLSGFPHALKKAGWVGNPVRTEISAVAPPAERFAGREGALRLLVVGGSLGAAVLNETLPQALARIPAAVRPTVVHQAGEKQLEALRAAYAGAGVEGDLRPFIQDMAEEYAAADLVICRSGALTVAELAAVGAASLLVPFPHAVDDHQTGNAGFLAENGAAYLLPQTELNAERLAGILVSLDRTRLLQMAEYARALAKPRATEAVVRICEELAGGEEK